In Cheilinus undulatus linkage group 16, ASM1832078v1, whole genome shotgun sequence, one DNA window encodes the following:
- the nup153 gene encoding nuclear pore complex protein Nup153 isoform X2 → MAATGGGKIRSRRYHIASKPYAKNKQQQSGLISRVTDTVKSIVPSWLQKYFKNGDTPEGGGAAQGSDQNTVLPPPPPNGNEEGPPPLDGRDSPEPSTSNTEPSTSRASLNFQDYVLSRPPLSRSHLHFPPLDASSPVLGASSSLFSQPSTSSAPGPFSTGFSLVKEIKDNLSQHEDDNISTTSGFSSRASDKDVPTSKTASLPQLWSPETDRTNSGSHPTQSSLKRPAFNLSVFGTSSNSTFNNSVLNSSQLGDSPFYPGKTMYGGAAAVRSSRARPGTPYQAPVRRQIKAKPAGAQPCGVTSATARRILQSLERMSSPLADARRIPAAASSPLSTSMEGTNLDVSVFHSKKKRVDPSLPPVQKLVVPAAAPVSGNRSVSFRPTLTPGGVNRTVERTPRETPTRQSPQLPEATPGPSQSTTGFSGSAYPLSSTPAVSGVGSGGGKMKRERTTARPSSKRPEEDEVAEAPDLPTISLPISTSALPTFSFTSPLPPSTASTSIRIAPNVTPVTPAKEADKEPQTASTPPSVPFTFSSPIVKATATSPPSFSPSAGFTFSAPVAKLGPSMSNDKMFTPTAAAAVKPAASKSTEDFEGPFKPAKTLKQGSVLDLLKAPGFASPVPRTSPNPEDAPQQPSTQSTAPPSSSSSTTTTSSSLPPSTGFGDLFKPLPGWSCDVCLVQNKLSDTKCVCCAAPQPTSSSSKSTDSKPSTAASVGPESSSSSTTTSTTTTTTTGFGTMFSKPAGTWDCDTCLVSNKPDAVKCVACETAKPGTGLKPSLTLPSAFSAVKTAPIPTAPVSTGLIGFGDKFKKPEGAWECDTCCVQNKAEDTKCVACTSAKPGASTTSTASSTAAPSSASTAPVFGLGDAFKKPEGAWDCEICLLQNKAADVQCVACQATKPGAKVEPKAFGSVFGSSAAGASGSSIFGSSGGFKFGTSDSTSGSGSGGFKFGGSFSESSSSSGGFKFGSSTSETTSKDTTATSGFKFGSSSEGFKFGAAPSDDKKSDPEPAASWSKFSTSGRIVFGTGSSNNESNSSKSGFTFGLSKPEEKTSDTTTTSSSSVSVTPPVSSEEKSESVTSSSITSTDTSSSTTTTKTTGSVFGRLGEPSLATTTSTTTTPQGGSTFGSVQTDKQPGAPTFTFGKPEEKKEAAAPAPSAFVFGGVSKDADAAPAAPSTGGFSFSKPSTQTQPPPPVFAFGKPADKSETTSAEAPKPTFTFGQTATDSTTLPSSTPTPNLFSGSTTSSSSSTQAPALSAAPSTFMFGQPAATSTDGPPAKAAFVFGQSQDSQAPAPSAAPLSSAPAPAPAQPFIFGAPANAAPPAAAPSFGFGAAAPSADSSAAPSAAPSPFVFCSAPSAGFGANQTPSFGSSFGSPFTATSSQTPAFGAKPNSTPVFGQQANSTPAFGATSNSAPGGGFQFGGASAFGATNNTSGVFTFGAGSAASPAPAANPSIAPQSGAPGGGFNFAAPPAFNIGSAKSFTASPAGQQSIAGRKIKTAVRRRK, encoded by the exons ATGGCGGCCACGGGTGGAGGGAAAATTAGAAGCAGGAGATATCATATCGCCTCCAAACCTTACGCCAAGAATAAACAg CAACAGTCAGGTCTCATCAGTCGAGTGACAGATACAGTAAAGAGCATCGTTCCCTCCTGGCtgcaaaaatactttaaaaatggaGATACTCCTGAAGGGGGAGGGGCTGCACAGGGGTCAGATCAGAACACTGTTctgcctccacctcctccaAATGGCAATGAAGAGGGACCACCTCCACTTGATGGACGGGATTCCCCAGAGCCTAGCACCAGTAACACAG AGCCCTCAACTAGCCGGGCGTCTTTGAACTTTCAGGACTATGTGCTTTCACGGCCTCCTCTTAGTCGCTCCCATCTCCACTTTCCCCCGCTGGATGCCTCCTCTCCTGTCCTAGGAGCATCCAGCAGCCTCTTTTCACAGCCCTCGACCTCCTCAGCCCCTGGACCCTTTTCCACAGGCTTTTCCTTGGTCAAAGAAATCAAGGACAACCTATCACAGCATGAAGATGACAACATCTCCACCACTAGCGGCTTCTCTTCCCGCGCCTCTGACAAAG ATGTTCCCACTTCTAAAACGGCATCACTTCCCCAACTTTGGTCCCCAGAAACAGACAGAACAAACTCTGGGTCTCACCCCACTCAGTCCAGTCTAAAAAGGCCGGCTTTCAACCTGTCTGTATTTGGGACTTCCTCCAAT TCTACATTCAACAACTCAGTGCTAAACTCCAGCCAGCTTGGAGATTCACCCTTCTACCCCGGGAAGACGATGTACGGTGGGGCAGCTGCAGTCAGGAGCTCTCGCGCACGTCCTGGAACACCTTACCAG GCCCCAGTGAGAAGACAGATCAAGGCAAAGCCTGCTGGAGCTCAGCCTTGTGGAGTGACCAGCGCCACAGCCAGACGCATCCTGCAGTCCTTAGAGCGCATGTCGAGCCCGCTAGCT GATGCCAGGAGAATCCCAGCAGCAGCCTCATCCCCTCTTTCAACA tcGATGGAAGGCACAAATCTAGACGTTTCTGTTTTCCACTCAAAGAAGAAACGG GTGGATCCCTCCCTTCCACCGGTTCAGAAGCTGGTGGTCCCCGCTGCAGCACCGGTGTCAGGAAACCGCTCCGTGTCCTTTAGGCCTACTTTGACTCCTGGAGGAGTGAACAGAACTGTGGAAAGAACCCCAAGGGAAACG cCAACAAGACAATCACCACAACTACCTGAAGCAACCCCAGGCCCATCTCAAAG CACAACGGGTTTCAGTGGGTCAGCCTATCCTCTGTCCAGCACCCCGGCAGTCAGCGGTGTGGGTTCTGGAGGGGGCAAGATGAAGAGGGAGAGGACTACTGCTCGGCCTTCTTCTAAACGCCCTGAAGAAGATGAG GTTGCAGAAGCACCAGACCTTCCAACAATTTCACTTCCTATCAGCACCTCTGCCTTACCTACCTTCAGCTTTACCTCCCCCCTTCCACCATCCACTGCATCCACCTCCATCCGCATCGCTCCCAATGTCACACCTGTAACTCCTGCTAAGGAAGCAGATAAG GAGCCACAGACAGCCTCGACACCACCATCTGTACCTTTTACATTTTCATCTCCCATTGTCAAAGCAACTGCTACCAGTCCTCCATCATTTTCTCCCTCA GCTGGATTCACTTTTAGTGCCCCTGTAGCAAAGTTAGGTCCCTCCATGTCAAATGACAAGATGTTCACtcctacagcagcagcagcag TAAAGCCAGCAGCGAGCAAAAGCACAGAAGATTTTGAAGGACCTTTCAAACCAGCAAAGACCCTGAAGCAGGGCAGTGTGCTGGATCTTCTCAAAGCTCCTG GTTTTGCCTCTCCTGTTCCTCGGACTTCTCCGAACCCAGAAGACGCTCCACAGCAGCCCTCCACACAATCAACtgcccccccctcctcctcctcctccaccacaaCAACCTCCTCCTCCCTTCCTCCGTCGACTGGGTTTGGGGATTTATTCAAACCCCTGCCAGGCTGGAGCTGTGATGTTTGTTTGGTTCAGAACAAGCTCTCGGATACAAAGTGCGTGTGCTGTGCAGCCCCACAGCCCACTTCCTCTTCATCCAAATCTACAGACTCTAAACCATCAACAGCTGCTTCAGTGGGGcctgagagcagcagcagctcgaCCACAACCTCCACCACTACGACCACTACCACAGGCTTTGGCACAATGTTTTCCAAACCTGCAGGGACGTGGGACTGTGACACGTGTCTGGTTTCAAACAAACCTGATGCAGTGAAGTGTGTGGCCTGTGAAACGGCCAAACCTGGGACGGGGCTTAAACCCTCATTGACTCTTCCCTCTGCCTTCTCAGCTGTAAAGACTGCACCCATCCCAACAGCCCCAGTTTCTACTGGGCTTATCGGATTTGGAGACAAGTTCAAAAAACCTGAGGGTGCGTGGGAATGTGATACATGTTGTGTACAAAACAAGGCGGAGGACACAAAGTGTGTGGCCTGTACAAGCGCTAAACCAG GGGCGTCTACGACGTCCACAGCATCTTCCACAGCAGCCCCCTCCTCAGCCAGCACTGCTCCTGTGTTTGGGCTGGGGGATGCGTTCAAGAAGCCAGAGGGCGCCTGGGACTGTGAGATCTGTCTGTTACAGAACAAGGCTGCTGATGTGCAGTGTGTGGCCTGTCAGGCAACTAAACCTGGAGCTAAGGTGGAGCCcaaag CTTTTGGTTCAGTGTTTGGATCGTCAGCAGCTGGGGCTTCAGGCTCCTCCATTTTTGGCTCTTCTGGAGGTTTTAAGTTTGGCACGTCAGACAGCACCTCGGGGTCCGGATCTGGGGGTTTCAAATTCGGAGGCTCATTTTCAGAGTCCTCTTCATCTTCAGGTGGATTCAAATTTGGAAGCTCCACATCTGAAACCACTTCTAAAGACACTACTGCCACATCAGGGTTCAAATTTGGCAGCTCATCTGAGGGCTTTAAATTTGGGGCTGCTCCCTCTGACGACAAAAAGTCAGACCCAGAACCTGCAGCAAGTTGGTCCAAGTTCAGCACAAGCGGCAGGATTGTGTTTGGAACTGGATCATCTAACAATGAGAGCAACTCATCCAAGAGCGGCTTCACTTTTGGACTGTCAAAACCGGaagaaaaaacatcagacaccaccaccacctcctcatcctctgtCAGTGTCACTCCTCCTGTTTCTTCTGAAGAGAAAAGTGAAAGTGTGACGTCTTCAAGCATTACATCTACAGACACCAGCTCATCAACAACCACAACCAAAACCACGGGCTCTGTCTTTGGGAGACTGGGTGAGCCCAGTTTGGCCACCACCACCTCCACAACCACCACACCACAAGGGGGCTCCACGTTTGGCTCAGtgcagacagacaaacagcCAGGCGCCCCTACGTTTACTTTTGGGAAGCCAGAGGAAAAGAAGGAAGCTGCTGCCCCGGCTCCCTCTGCCTTCGTCTTTGGTGGCGTCAGTAAAGATGCAGATGCTGCTCCAGCAGCGCCCTCTACAGGGGGATTCTCCTTCAGCAAACCCAGCACACAAACGCAACCTCCCCCACCTGTGTTTGCTTTTGGCAAACCAGCAGACAAGAGCGAAACTACTTCTGCTGAGGCCCCAAAGCCCACTTTTACCTTTGGACAAACTGCTACAG ACTCCACCACcctgccctcctccaccccaacaCCAAATTTGTTCAGCGGTtccaccaccagcagcagcagctccactcAGGCTCCAGCTCTTTCTGCAGCTCCCAGCACTTTTATGTTTGGTCAGCCTGCTGCGACCTCCACCGACGGTCCTCCAGCAAAAGCGGCCTTCGTCTTTGGTCAGAGCCAGGACAGCCAGGCTCCTGCACCGTCAGCTGCTCCACTGAGCTCTGCTCCAGCCCCCGCCCCAGCTCAGCCCTTCATATTTGGTGCCCCTGCCAACgctgctcctcctgctgctgcgcCATCCTTCGGGTTTGGAGCAGCAGCGCCCTCTGCTGACTCATCTGCAG CTCCATCAGCAGCCCCCTCCCCATTCGTATTCTGCTCAGCCCCTTCTGCTGGATTCGGGGCCAACCAGACTCCTTCATTCGGCTCATCATTTGGATCCCCTTTCACAGCCACATCTTCTCAGACCCCTGCCTTTGGGGCCAAACCTAACTCCACCCCAGTCTTTGGTCAGCAGGCCAACTCCACACCTGCATTCGGGGCGACTTCTAATTCTGCACCAg GTGGAGGCTTTCAGTTTGGAGGAGCCAGTGCATTTGGAGCTACTAACAACACCTCAGGTGTGTTTACGTTTGGAGCAGGATCAGCAGCTTCTCCTGCCCCGGCTGCCAATCCCTCTATCGCACCCCAGTCAGGAGCACCCGGAGGTGGATTCAATTTTGCTGCTCCACCTGCATTCAATATCGG gtcagcaaaatccttcACAGCCTCTCCTGCTGGACAGCAATCCATCGCTGGACGCAAGATCAAGACGGCAGTGCGGCGCAGGAAGTAG
- the nup153 gene encoding nuclear pore complex protein Nup153 isoform X1, translating to MAATGGGKIRSRRYHIASKPYAKNKQQQSGLISRVTDTVKSIVPSWLQKYFKNGDTPEGGGAAQGSDQNTVLPPPPPNGNEEGPPPLDGRDSPEPSTSNTEPSTSRASLNFQDYVLSRPPLSRSHLHFPPLDASSPVLGASSSLFSQPSTSSAPGPFSTGFSLVKEIKDNLSQHEDDNISTTSGFSSRASDKDVPTSKTASLPQLWSPETDRTNSGSHPTQSSLKRPAFNLSVFGTSSNSTFNNSVLNSSQLGDSPFYPGKTMYGGAAAVRSSRARPGTPYQAPVRRQIKAKPAGAQPCGVTSATARRILQSLERMSSPLADARRIPAAASSPLSTSMEGTNLDVSVFHSKKKRVDPSLPPVQKLVVPAAAPVSGNRSVSFRPTLTPGGVNRTVERTPRETPTRQSPQLPEATPGPSQSTTGFSGSAYPLSSTPAVSGVGSGGGKMKRERTTARPSSKRPEEDEVAEAPDLPTISLPISTSALPTFSFTSPLPPSTASTSIRIAPNVTPVTPAKEADKEPQTASTPPSVPFTFSSPIVKATATSPPSFSPSAGFTFSAPVAKLGPSMSNDKMFTPTAAAAVKPAASKSTEDFEGPFKPAKTLKQGSVLDLLKAPGFASPVPRTSPNPEDAPQQPSTQSTAPPSSSSSTTTTSSSLPPSTGFGDLFKPLPGWSCDVCLVQNKLSDTKCVCCAAPQPTSSSSKSTDSKPSTAASVGPESSSSSTTTSTTTTTTTGFGTMFSKPAGTWDCDTCLVSNKPDAVKCVACETAKPGTGLKPSLTLPSAFSAVKTAPIPTAPVSTGLIGFGDKFKKPEGAWECDTCCVQNKAEDTKCVACTSAKPGASTTSTASSTAAPSSASTAPVFGLGDAFKKPEGAWDCEICLLQNKAADVQCVACQATKPGAKVEPKAFGSVFGSSAAGASGSSIFGSSGGFKFGTSDSTSGSGSGGFKFGGSFSESSSSSGGFKFGSSTSETTSKDTTATSGFKFGSSSEGFKFGAAPSDDKKSDPEPAASWSKFSTSGRIVFGTGSSNNESNSSKSGFTFGLSKPEEKTSDTTTTSSSSVSVTPPVSSEEKSESVTSSSITSTDTSSSTTTTKTTGSVFGRLGEPSLATTTSTTTTPQGGSTFGSVQTDKQPGAPTFTFGKPEEKKEAAAPAPSAFVFGGVSKDADAAPAAPSTGGFSFSKPSTQTQPPPPVFAFGKPADKSETTSAEAPKPTFTFGQTATDSSAAPKQAFSFMVNNPTTDSTTLPSSTPTPNLFSGSTTSSSSSTQAPALSAAPSTFMFGQPAATSTDGPPAKAAFVFGQSQDSQAPAPSAAPLSSAPAPAPAQPFIFGAPANAAPPAAAPSFGFGAAAPSADSSAAPSAAPSPFVFCSAPSAGFGANQTPSFGSSFGSPFTATSSQTPAFGAKPNSTPVFGQQANSTPAFGATSNSAPGGGFQFGGASAFGATNNTSGVFTFGAGSAASPAPAANPSIAPQSGAPGGGFNFAAPPAFNIGSAKSFTASPAGQQSIAGRKIKTAVRRRK from the exons ATGGCGGCCACGGGTGGAGGGAAAATTAGAAGCAGGAGATATCATATCGCCTCCAAACCTTACGCCAAGAATAAACAg CAACAGTCAGGTCTCATCAGTCGAGTGACAGATACAGTAAAGAGCATCGTTCCCTCCTGGCtgcaaaaatactttaaaaatggaGATACTCCTGAAGGGGGAGGGGCTGCACAGGGGTCAGATCAGAACACTGTTctgcctccacctcctccaAATGGCAATGAAGAGGGACCACCTCCACTTGATGGACGGGATTCCCCAGAGCCTAGCACCAGTAACACAG AGCCCTCAACTAGCCGGGCGTCTTTGAACTTTCAGGACTATGTGCTTTCACGGCCTCCTCTTAGTCGCTCCCATCTCCACTTTCCCCCGCTGGATGCCTCCTCTCCTGTCCTAGGAGCATCCAGCAGCCTCTTTTCACAGCCCTCGACCTCCTCAGCCCCTGGACCCTTTTCCACAGGCTTTTCCTTGGTCAAAGAAATCAAGGACAACCTATCACAGCATGAAGATGACAACATCTCCACCACTAGCGGCTTCTCTTCCCGCGCCTCTGACAAAG ATGTTCCCACTTCTAAAACGGCATCACTTCCCCAACTTTGGTCCCCAGAAACAGACAGAACAAACTCTGGGTCTCACCCCACTCAGTCCAGTCTAAAAAGGCCGGCTTTCAACCTGTCTGTATTTGGGACTTCCTCCAAT TCTACATTCAACAACTCAGTGCTAAACTCCAGCCAGCTTGGAGATTCACCCTTCTACCCCGGGAAGACGATGTACGGTGGGGCAGCTGCAGTCAGGAGCTCTCGCGCACGTCCTGGAACACCTTACCAG GCCCCAGTGAGAAGACAGATCAAGGCAAAGCCTGCTGGAGCTCAGCCTTGTGGAGTGACCAGCGCCACAGCCAGACGCATCCTGCAGTCCTTAGAGCGCATGTCGAGCCCGCTAGCT GATGCCAGGAGAATCCCAGCAGCAGCCTCATCCCCTCTTTCAACA tcGATGGAAGGCACAAATCTAGACGTTTCTGTTTTCCACTCAAAGAAGAAACGG GTGGATCCCTCCCTTCCACCGGTTCAGAAGCTGGTGGTCCCCGCTGCAGCACCGGTGTCAGGAAACCGCTCCGTGTCCTTTAGGCCTACTTTGACTCCTGGAGGAGTGAACAGAACTGTGGAAAGAACCCCAAGGGAAACG cCAACAAGACAATCACCACAACTACCTGAAGCAACCCCAGGCCCATCTCAAAG CACAACGGGTTTCAGTGGGTCAGCCTATCCTCTGTCCAGCACCCCGGCAGTCAGCGGTGTGGGTTCTGGAGGGGGCAAGATGAAGAGGGAGAGGACTACTGCTCGGCCTTCTTCTAAACGCCCTGAAGAAGATGAG GTTGCAGAAGCACCAGACCTTCCAACAATTTCACTTCCTATCAGCACCTCTGCCTTACCTACCTTCAGCTTTACCTCCCCCCTTCCACCATCCACTGCATCCACCTCCATCCGCATCGCTCCCAATGTCACACCTGTAACTCCTGCTAAGGAAGCAGATAAG GAGCCACAGACAGCCTCGACACCACCATCTGTACCTTTTACATTTTCATCTCCCATTGTCAAAGCAACTGCTACCAGTCCTCCATCATTTTCTCCCTCA GCTGGATTCACTTTTAGTGCCCCTGTAGCAAAGTTAGGTCCCTCCATGTCAAATGACAAGATGTTCACtcctacagcagcagcagcag TAAAGCCAGCAGCGAGCAAAAGCACAGAAGATTTTGAAGGACCTTTCAAACCAGCAAAGACCCTGAAGCAGGGCAGTGTGCTGGATCTTCTCAAAGCTCCTG GTTTTGCCTCTCCTGTTCCTCGGACTTCTCCGAACCCAGAAGACGCTCCACAGCAGCCCTCCACACAATCAACtgcccccccctcctcctcctcctccaccacaaCAACCTCCTCCTCCCTTCCTCCGTCGACTGGGTTTGGGGATTTATTCAAACCCCTGCCAGGCTGGAGCTGTGATGTTTGTTTGGTTCAGAACAAGCTCTCGGATACAAAGTGCGTGTGCTGTGCAGCCCCACAGCCCACTTCCTCTTCATCCAAATCTACAGACTCTAAACCATCAACAGCTGCTTCAGTGGGGcctgagagcagcagcagctcgaCCACAACCTCCACCACTACGACCACTACCACAGGCTTTGGCACAATGTTTTCCAAACCTGCAGGGACGTGGGACTGTGACACGTGTCTGGTTTCAAACAAACCTGATGCAGTGAAGTGTGTGGCCTGTGAAACGGCCAAACCTGGGACGGGGCTTAAACCCTCATTGACTCTTCCCTCTGCCTTCTCAGCTGTAAAGACTGCACCCATCCCAACAGCCCCAGTTTCTACTGGGCTTATCGGATTTGGAGACAAGTTCAAAAAACCTGAGGGTGCGTGGGAATGTGATACATGTTGTGTACAAAACAAGGCGGAGGACACAAAGTGTGTGGCCTGTACAAGCGCTAAACCAG GGGCGTCTACGACGTCCACAGCATCTTCCACAGCAGCCCCCTCCTCAGCCAGCACTGCTCCTGTGTTTGGGCTGGGGGATGCGTTCAAGAAGCCAGAGGGCGCCTGGGACTGTGAGATCTGTCTGTTACAGAACAAGGCTGCTGATGTGCAGTGTGTGGCCTGTCAGGCAACTAAACCTGGAGCTAAGGTGGAGCCcaaag CTTTTGGTTCAGTGTTTGGATCGTCAGCAGCTGGGGCTTCAGGCTCCTCCATTTTTGGCTCTTCTGGAGGTTTTAAGTTTGGCACGTCAGACAGCACCTCGGGGTCCGGATCTGGGGGTTTCAAATTCGGAGGCTCATTTTCAGAGTCCTCTTCATCTTCAGGTGGATTCAAATTTGGAAGCTCCACATCTGAAACCACTTCTAAAGACACTACTGCCACATCAGGGTTCAAATTTGGCAGCTCATCTGAGGGCTTTAAATTTGGGGCTGCTCCCTCTGACGACAAAAAGTCAGACCCAGAACCTGCAGCAAGTTGGTCCAAGTTCAGCACAAGCGGCAGGATTGTGTTTGGAACTGGATCATCTAACAATGAGAGCAACTCATCCAAGAGCGGCTTCACTTTTGGACTGTCAAAACCGGaagaaaaaacatcagacaccaccaccacctcctcatcctctgtCAGTGTCACTCCTCCTGTTTCTTCTGAAGAGAAAAGTGAAAGTGTGACGTCTTCAAGCATTACATCTACAGACACCAGCTCATCAACAACCACAACCAAAACCACGGGCTCTGTCTTTGGGAGACTGGGTGAGCCCAGTTTGGCCACCACCACCTCCACAACCACCACACCACAAGGGGGCTCCACGTTTGGCTCAGtgcagacagacaaacagcCAGGCGCCCCTACGTTTACTTTTGGGAAGCCAGAGGAAAAGAAGGAAGCTGCTGCCCCGGCTCCCTCTGCCTTCGTCTTTGGTGGCGTCAGTAAAGATGCAGATGCTGCTCCAGCAGCGCCCTCTACAGGGGGATTCTCCTTCAGCAAACCCAGCACACAAACGCAACCTCCCCCACCTGTGTTTGCTTTTGGCAAACCAGCAGACAAGAGCGAAACTACTTCTGCTGAGGCCCCAAAGCCCACTTTTACCTTTGGACAAACTGCTACAG ATTCTTCTGCTGCTCCAAAGCAAGCGTTTTCTTTTATGGTTAATAATCCCACCACAGACTCCACCACcctgccctcctccaccccaacaCCAAATTTGTTCAGCGGTtccaccaccagcagcagcagctccactcAGGCTCCAGCTCTTTCTGCAGCTCCCAGCACTTTTATGTTTGGTCAGCCTGCTGCGACCTCCACCGACGGTCCTCCAGCAAAAGCGGCCTTCGTCTTTGGTCAGAGCCAGGACAGCCAGGCTCCTGCACCGTCAGCTGCTCCACTGAGCTCTGCTCCAGCCCCCGCCCCAGCTCAGCCCTTCATATTTGGTGCCCCTGCCAACgctgctcctcctgctgctgcgcCATCCTTCGGGTTTGGAGCAGCAGCGCCCTCTGCTGACTCATCTGCAG CTCCATCAGCAGCCCCCTCCCCATTCGTATTCTGCTCAGCCCCTTCTGCTGGATTCGGGGCCAACCAGACTCCTTCATTCGGCTCATCATTTGGATCCCCTTTCACAGCCACATCTTCTCAGACCCCTGCCTTTGGGGCCAAACCTAACTCCACCCCAGTCTTTGGTCAGCAGGCCAACTCCACACCTGCATTCGGGGCGACTTCTAATTCTGCACCAg GTGGAGGCTTTCAGTTTGGAGGAGCCAGTGCATTTGGAGCTACTAACAACACCTCAGGTGTGTTTACGTTTGGAGCAGGATCAGCAGCTTCTCCTGCCCCGGCTGCCAATCCCTCTATCGCACCCCAGTCAGGAGCACCCGGAGGTGGATTCAATTTTGCTGCTCCACCTGCATTCAATATCGG gtcagcaaaatccttcACAGCCTCTCCTGCTGGACAGCAATCCATCGCTGGACGCAAGATCAAGACGGCAGTGCGGCGCAGGAAGTAG